The Rubricoccus marinus nucleotide sequence GTTGGTCCAGCAGCGCCTCGGCCATGCCGGGCGTGAGGAACTTCTTGCCGCCCGCGACGCGCCGGACGGCGCTCACCAGTTCGGCCTCGGCGCTCTCCTTGGTGAGATAGCCAGAGGCCCCGGCCCGGACGATGCGGACGGCGTACTGGTCCTCCGGGTTGGCCGAAAGCACCAGGACCTTCAACTGCGGGAACTCGGCGCGGAGGTGTTTGACGAGGTCGAGCCCGCTGGGGCCCGGCATCCGGAGGTCCATGACCACGACATCGGGGCTGCGCTCGCGGAGGGAATCCAGGAGCGCGTCGCCGTCGGCGGTTTCGGCCAGCACCTCGATGTCGTCGGTCTGGCGAAGAATCTCGGCGAGGCCGCGGCGGACCACGGCGTGGTCGTCGGCGATGGAAACGCGGATCATGGGGGCGGGGGGAGCGGGAAGGAGACCAGAACGGTGGCACCCCTGCCAGGGGATCCCGCGAGGCGCAACGTGCCCCCGAGGGCGCGGGCGCGCTCGCGCATGCCGAGCACGCCCAACGAGCGGCGCGCTTGCAACGCGTCGGCGTCTAGGCCAACGCCGTCGTCGGTGACGCGCACGTGCAGGCGGGAGTCTTCCACCTCCACGTTGATCACCACCGAGGTTGCCTCGGCGTGGCGCGCCACGTTGGTGAGGGCCTCCTGCACGATACGGAAGGCCGCCGTCGCCACGTCGTCCGGCGCGCCGCTGGCGTCGCCAGAGGCCTTGACCAAGATGTCCAGGCCGGTACGCTCCGACGTGCGCTCGGCGAACCACTCCAGCGCGGTGACGAGCCCGAAATCGTCCAGCACGCCCGGGCGGAGGTCGGCGGAGATGCGGCGGACCTGTTGGATGGTCTCGTCGATGAGGCCTCTGGCGTCGGCGAGGCGGCGCTCGGCCTCGGCATGGCCGGGGAGCTGCCGCCCAAACCAGCCGACGGCGTAGCGAATGGCGGTGAGTTGCTGGCCGAGGGAGTCGTGGACCTCGCGCGAGAGGTGCGTTCGCTCTTCCTCGCGCACGTCCTGGAGGCGTGCCGCGAGCGCGCGGAGATCAGCTTGCGAGGCTTCCAGTTCCGCTTTGCTCTGCCGGATGCCCCTCTCGGCGTTGACCTCCGGCGTCACATCGCGCAGGATGGAGAGCACCTCGTCTGGCCCGTGCGGCACGATGCGCACCTCGCGGTGGCGCGCCTCGCCCTGGACCTCCACCTCGTAGCGGTACGTCACCGGCCCCGGCGCCCCGGCCTCGATCTGGGCGATGGCGTCCTTGAACTTCTTCGCCAGAGGCGCCGGGATCTCCTGCGGCAGCACCTTCCCGAGAAGGGCGTCGGCGGGGAACTCCGTGGTAAACACGGGCGGCACGTGGAAGGCGAGCACGAGACCATCGCGGCGGATCCGCGAGATCACGTCCGGCAGCGCGCCGAGCAGCGAGCGGTATCGGGCCTCGCTGTCGCGGAGCGCGGCCTCGGCGCGCACGCGCTCGGTCACGTCGCGCGAGGTGATGATGGCGTACGGCTCGCCGTCGGCGCCCACGAGCGCGCGGCCTTCGGCCTCCATGTTCAGGACTTCGCCCGAGGCCATCCGCACGCGGTACGAGACCGACCGCGACGTTCCCGGCGTCCCGATGGCTTCGAGAAAGACGCCCATCACGTGCGGCACGTCCTCTTTGTGCAACATGTCAAAGGCGCTCGTGCCCCGGAGCGCCTCTGGCGCGTAGCCAAGGTGCTCCTCCGTGGCGGGGTTGGAGTAGACGTAGCGGCCCTTTTCGTCCACCACGGTCACCACGTCGCGGGAGTGCTCCACGATCACGCGGAAGCGCTCGGCGTCGGCGCGCCAGAGGCCTCTGGCGCGGGCGCGCGCGACGGCGCGCTCGGTCTCGGCGCGGCTCGCATCGGCCTCCAGCACCTCGCTGGCGCCAGAGGCCAGCAGAGCGAGCTCGTCCTCGCCGCCGATGACGACCACGCGCGGCGTGCGCCCGGGGCCCCGCAGCCACGCCGTGAGGTCGTGGGCGGACGGGCCGCCGGGGGCCGACGCCCGCATGACGCCGATGCGGCGAGGCGACGCGGCGACGGCCTCGCGGAACGCGTCCCAGGTGCTCACGACCTCTCCGTCGCACGGGACATCCCCGAGCAGGAGTGGCGGCAGGTGGTCGGGTGGAGGATCGGTCACGATCCCCCAATCTACACGCCTCGCGCGCGACGAACGACGGCGGCCAGCGCGCTAGAGGCCGCGTCGATGTCGGCCTCGGTGGTAGTGCGGCCGAGGGAGAAGCGCACGGTCGCGGCAGCCGTCTCGCGCGGGACGCCCATCGCGAGGAGCACGTGGCTGGGCGTGAGCGCACCGCTGGTGCAGGCGCTTCCGGCGGAGGCGTGGACGCCCGCGAGGTCGAGCCCAAGCAGGATCATTTCGCCGTCCAGGGGGCCGTGGGGGCCGGGCGGGAACGAGACGCTGAGGATGTGGGGAGCGGTCGGGATTGCGTTCTGGGGATCGAGGGCGCCAGAGGCCTCTGGCGAGGACGGGCTCTCCCCTTCCGTCGCATCGGCGGTGTTGAAGACGGCCTCCGGGAGCGCCGCGCGGATCTGGGCCGCGAGCCTCTGGCGCAGGCGCGAGAGGCGCGCATAGGTCTCTTCGCGCTCTTGCTCCGCGAGTGTCAGCGCAGTCGCGAAGCCGACGATAGCGGCGACGTTTTCGGTCCCGCCGCGCCGGCCGCGCTCCTGTGCCCCGCCGTGCACGGAGGGCGCGAACGCGGTCCCCGCGCGCACGAACAACGCGCCGATGCCCTTGGGGCCATTCACTTTGTGGGCGGAAAGCGAGAGCAGGTCCACGCCCAGCGCGTCCACCGCCAGAGGCAGCAAGCCAGGCGCCTGCACAGCGTCGGTGTGCACGAGCGCGCCAGCCCGGTGCGCGTCCGCCGCGATCCGCGTGATGTCCGACACGGCGCCCACCTCGTTGTTGACGAGCATCGCGGAGACCAGCCCGGTGGTCTCTGACGTGGCTGCGGCGAGGCCCTCCGGGTCCGCCGCGCCGCTCGCCAGAGGCGGTACGACCGCTACGGCGTGCCCGGCCTCGCGCCACGCCTCGGCCGTGCGCAGGATGGCGTCGTGCTCCGCAGCGCTCGTCACGAGCCCGGTGCGGGCCTCCGGCGCCAGAGGCCCGAGCGCGCCTCGAAGGGCGGCGTTGTCGGCCTCGGTCCCGCCCGAAGTGAAGAGGACCTCGGCCGGCTCGCAGCCCAGGACGGCGGCCACGGCCTTCCGCGCGTTCTCGACGGCCACGCGCGCGCGCCGCCCCGGGCCGTGCTGGGAGGACGCGTTGCCGTACTCCTCGCGCAGCCACGGCAGCATGGCGTCCAGCGCCTCTTCGCGGAGGGGCGTCGTGGCGGCGTGGTCGAGGTAGGGCATCTTGCGGGCGGAGGTGTGCCCGCAAGATCGCGCCCGCCAGAGGCCTCTGGCGAAACGCGCCGCTCCTCGCACCCTCCACCGTCACCGCCAGAGGCGGGGCCTTAACATGTGCCCCGCGCTTTCCCACCCACGGCTCCCCGTCAGATGGTCCCGGCCGACGACCTCATTCGCTGCTCGTTTTGTGGACGCACCGCCCACGAGGTCTCCTCGATGGTGGCCGGGCCGGACGTGTACATCTGCGACCGCTGCATCTACGACGCCAACGGCATCGTGCGCGGGGACATGCAGCCGTACCCGGCGCCGGCGCGGCGGCCGTTCAACGCGCGGAACAACCGGCTGACGCCGCGCGAGATCAACGCGGCGCTGGACGAGCACGTGATCGGGCAGAGCCGCGCCAAGCGCGCGCTCTCGGTCGCCGTCTACAACCACTACAAGCGCATCGAGGCCGAGGAGCATCTCCACGCCTACGACGACGTGGAGATCGAGAAGAGCAACATCCTGCTCGTGGGCCCGAGCGGTACGGGCAAGACGCTCATGGCGCGCACGCTCGCGAAGGTCCTGGACGTGCCGTTCTCCATCGCCGACGCCACGGCGCTGACCGAGGCCGGCTACGTGGGCGAGGACGTGGAGAGCATCCTCAGCCACCTACTCCAAGCGGCCGATTTCGACATCGAGCGCGCCGAGCGCGGCATCATCTACGTCGACGAGATCGACAAGCTGGCGCGCAAGGGCGACAACGCGAGCATCACGCGGGACGTGAGCGGCGAGGGCGTGCAGCAGGCGCTGCTCAAGATGCTGGAGGGGACCGTGGCCGGCGTGCCGCCAAAAGGTGGACGCAAGCACCCGGAGCAAAACCTGATCTCCTTCGACACGCGCCACGTGCTGTTCATCTGCGGTGGCGCGTTCGACGGGCTCGCGCCCCTTATCGCGCGGCGGCGCTCGCACTCCGCCATCGGCTTCAACGCCGGGGGCGTGCGCGTCGAGGCCGACGATCCGCACCTGTTCCGCGACGCCCGCCCCGAGGACCTCATGCGCTACGGGCTGATCCCGGAGCTGATCGGGCGGTTGCCCGTCATGGCGCCGCTGGACGGCTTGACGGCCAAAGACCTCCGCCGCATCCTCACGGACCCCAAGAACGCGCTCACCAAGCAGTACGAGAAGCTTTTCGCCATGGACGGCGTGGAGCTCGTCTTCGACGACGACGCGCTGGATGCGGTCGTGGAAAAGGCGCTCGCGCTCAAGACCGGCGCCAGAGGCCTCCGCGCGGTCTTGGAGGAGTCCATGCTTGGCCTCATGTTCGACGCGCCAGAGGCCAAGCCTTCCACCGTGGTCCGCGTCACGCGCGGCGTGGTGGAGCACGGCGAGGCGCCGATTTTGGAGGAGCGCCGGGCGGCGAGCTAAACCTTACAGGGCCTCTGGCGCGTCGCCTCTAGGCCCGCGTAGACTGCAAGAGGCGAAGCCTGTACGTGGCGGCGCCCGCGCGGCAGTCTCCCTCCCAGGCGTCCGTCCCGGTGTTCGCGAGATCGCACCGCAGCGAGCGCCGCGTGGTGTTGGTGACCGGGAACTGGTCTACGCGGAAAATGAGGCGTGTGCCCGCGCTCCGTGCGTCCGTGCCCATCGCGCGAGCGGCCCCCGCGATCAGCGTTACGCGGACGCCCTCCTCAATGATGAGTTGGGCTGGGATGGCGGTCCCGGCGTCAAGCGAGAGGAGCGTCCCGCGCCACGTCCCGAGCGGGGGCGGCTCCGAGACGCCGTTGCCCGAACTCGCGCAGCCAGCGAGAGCGAAGAGGAATGCGAGGGAGGCGATGCGCATGGCGGGGTGGGTCATCGGTGAGAGAGCGTGCGGCTGAGAGTTCGTGGGACCGCGACAGGATCGGGACGGACCGCACCCCACTGCCAGTCCTGTGCGAGGGCCTCTGGCGCCAGAGGCCGCGGTTCGGGGATCTGGCCGAGCGCCCACGCGAGCCAGCCGAGGACCGCCTCTGGCGAGGCGCCGGCGTCGCGGATCTCGCGGAGCGACACCGCGCCGTCGCGCTTGGAGAGCTTCTCGCCCGAGCCGTTGACGAGCAAAGGCACGTGGGCGTAGGTGGGAACGGCGCCGCCGAGCGCTTGGAGGAGCAGGATCTGCCGCGGCGTGGAGTCCAAGAGGTCCATGCCACGCACGACTTCGGTCACGCCCATCGCGAGGTCATCCACGACGACGGCGAGCTGGTACGCGAACACGCCGTCCCGCCGCTTCAGCACTACGTCGCCGACGGCTCGCTGCACGTCTTCGGTCACGCGCCCCACCACGCGGTCCTCGAACGTGACCGGCGCGCCATCGACGCGAAAGCGGAGCGCGCAGTCGGGACGGGGGCCGAGGTCATCGAACCATTCGGGCGCGAGGTCTGCAGGACGCCAGCGGCGCGGGTACGGCGGCAGGCCCGCCGACGCGCCAGAGGCCGCTCCGTGCGGCGCGCTCGCGAGGGACTGGAGGTCTTTCCGCGAGCGTCGGCATGGGAACAGCAGGCCTCTGGCGGCGAGGTCCGCCAGCGCCGCGTCGTAGAGCGCGCTCCGTCTGGATTGCCAGTACGGCCCGTGTGGCCCCACGTCCTCGCCAGAGGCGGGGTCCGGCCCTTCGTCCCAGTCCAAGCCGAGCCAGCGTGCGTCCTCCATCTGGCGCTCGGCGCTTCCGGGCACGGTGCGCGGCCCGTCGAGGTCTTCCACGCGCCACACGAAGCGCCCCCCCTTGGTCCGCACGCTTGCCCACGATGCCACAAGTGCCAGAGCGCTGCCCAAGTGCAGATCGCCCGTCGGGCTCGGCGCGAAGCGCCCGGCTGCAAGGCGCTCGCCAGAGGCCTCTGGCGGCGTACCGGACCGGGGCGGCGCCGGGCTCACAGCGCCCCCAGGCCTGCGAGGACGCGCGCGTTGAGGCGGTGCTCACCCGAGAAGGTGATCGTCTGGTAAGGGATGCCCGCTTCGCGGAGCGCGGTCTCCTGCGCGATCACGCGGCCCGGCGTCGCGACCGCGTCACGGTCCCCGGCGATGATGTGGAGGTCGGCCTGCTCCAACCATGGGCGCTGCGCGCCGAGGTCGAGATCGGTCGGCACGCGGCCGCCCCAGAGGATCACGCGGTTGGCCCGGCGCGGGCGTTGGGCCACGAGTGCGCTCTGCTCCAGCCAGCGCATGATCGTCGCCGTGCCCTGGCTGAAGCCGAACCCGACCAGGCGAACGCTAGCGAGATCGACTCCCGCGCGGCCACAGGCTTCGGTCATCACCGCGTCCAGGTAGCGGATCTGGTCGGCGACCTCGCTCTCGCGGTTCTCGCGCGTCATCCAGCTCGCGCCGACGCGCTGGTAGCGGTCGTCCAGGTAGAACTTGCTTAGCGCCTCTGGGACCACGATCAGCCGCTCGGCGCTCGCCAGCGGCTCGAAGTGCCGCGCCCACCGCGCCGCGGATTGGCCGTAGCCGTGACACGCCAGCCACACCTCGCGCACGCCGCCCAACGCATCTGCCGTCAGGTCCTCTGGCGGGGGGCCGCCCAGCGTGAGGTAGCGGGCTGTGCGGAGGGTTTCGATCGAATGTGTCGTCAACGCGTCGCGGGCGGGTTCAGGCCGTGAACCCGTCTGCCCGTTCGGGGTTTTCCACTCCCCGCTCACGCAAAGCGGCCTCTGGCGCGGGTCTGCGCCAGAGGCCGGATCATCCGATGGCCCACAAGAAGCCCCACCTGCCCACGAAGACCTGCCCCGTGTGCAGGCGGCCGTTCGCGTGGCGGAAAAAGTGGGCCCGCGATTGGGACGACGTCGTTTACTGCTCGGAGCGGTGCAGGAGGGAAGCCGCGGCGGCGCGGAAGCGCTCGGCGTAGGCGGTCTTCGTCTCGGGCTGCTCCAGTTCCTCCGGGCGGTCCCGGCGGTACATCGTGAACGGCTTGTCGCTGCGGAGCGTGAGCGTGAACTCCTCACCCGTGGCGCGGCGCACGAAGGTGCGCTCGTGAAGGATGTAGTTCTCCGAGTCGGCGCGGCTGCCGATGACCTCGAAGGTCCAGAGGTTGTCGGAGTACGGTCCGTCCTCCACATCTAGCTCCAGCACGGGCTCGACAAACGTGCCACCCGCGATATCGTCGTTGGTGATGACGCCGCTCTGGTAGCGGGTGGTGTCGGCGGTGAAGCCGGCCTCGCGGTACACGGTGTCGCCCTCGCGCATCGCGCGGATGCGGCCGACCACGAGCCCGTCGTCCTGCGTGAGGTCGAACGAAAACTGGAACTCGTAGTCCGCCTTGATGCGGGCATTCTGATCCACGAGGATCGTGTCGGCGGAGAAGCTGGCCNNNNNNNNNNNNNNNNNNNNNNNNNNNNNNNNNNNNNNNNNNNNN carries:
- a CDS encoding response regulator produces the protein MIRVSIADDHAVVRRGLAEILRQTDDIEVLAETADGDALLDSLRERSPDVVVMDLRMPGPSGLDLVKHLRAEFPQLKVLVLSANPEDQYAVRIVRAGASGYLTKESAEAELVSAVRRVAGGKKFLTPGMAEALLDQLDSDPDEAPHAQLSDREFQVMRLIASGLPVSAVAEKLSLSVKTISTYRTRLLQKMGMANNAEITRYAIEQDLVD
- a CDS encoding PAS domain-containing sensor histidine kinase, with protein sequence MTDPPPDHLPPLLLGDVPCDGEVVSTWDAFREAVAASPRRIGVMRASAPGGPSAHDLTAWLRGPGRTPRVVVIGGEDELALLASGASEVLEADASRAETERAVARARARGLWRADAERFRVIVEHSRDVVTVVDEKGRYVYSNPATEEHLGYAPEALRGTSAFDMLHKEDVPHVMGVFLEAIGTPGTSRSVSYRVRMASGEVLNMEAEGRALVGADGEPYAIITSRDVTERVRAEAALRDSEARYRSLLGALPDVISRIRRDGLVLAFHVPPVFTTEFPADALLGKVLPQEIPAPLAKKFKDAIAQIEAGAPGPVTYRYEVEVQGEARHREVRIVPHGPDEVLSILRDVTPEVNAERGIRQSKAELEASQADLRALAARLQDVREEERTHLSREVHDSLGQQLTAIRYAVGWFGRQLPGHAEAERRLADARGLIDETIQQVRRISADLRPGVLDDFGLVTALEWFAERTSERTGLDILVKASGDASGAPDDVATAAFRIVQEALTNVARHAEATSVVINVEVEDSRLHVRVTDDGVGLDADALQARRSLGVLGMRERARALGGTLRLAGSPGRGATVLVSFPLPPPP
- a CDS encoding cysteine desulfurase family protein, with amino-acid sequence MPYLDHAATTPLREEALDAMLPWLREEYGNASSQHGPGRRARVAVENARKAVAAVLGCEPAEVLFTSGGTEADNAALRGALGPLAPEARTGLVTSAAEHDAILRTAEAWREAGHAVAVVPPLASGAADPEGLAAATSETTGLVSAMLVNNEVGAVSDITRIAADAHRAGALVHTDAVQAPGLLPLAVDALGVDLLSLSAHKVNGPKGIGALFVRAGTAFAPSVHGGAQERGRRGGTENVAAIVGFATALTLAEQEREETYARLSRLRQRLAAQIRAALPEAVFNTADATEGESPSSPEASGALDPQNAIPTAPHILSVSFPPGPHGPLDGEMILLGLDLAGVHASAGSACTSGALTPSHVLLAMGVPRETAAATVRFSLGRTTTEADIDAASSALAAVVRRARGV
- the clpX gene encoding ATP-dependent Clp protease ATP-binding subunit ClpX: MVPADDLIRCSFCGRTAHEVSSMVAGPDVYICDRCIYDANGIVRGDMQPYPAPARRPFNARNNRLTPREINAALDEHVIGQSRAKRALSVAVYNHYKRIEAEEHLHAYDDVEIEKSNILLVGPSGTGKTLMARTLAKVLDVPFSIADATALTEAGYVGEDVESILSHLLQAADFDIERAERGIIYVDEIDKLARKGDNASITRDVSGEGVQQALLKMLEGTVAGVPPKGGRKHPEQNLISFDTRHVLFICGGAFDGLAPLIARRRSHSAIGFNAGGVRVEADDPHLFRDARPEDLMRYGLIPELIGRLPVMAPLDGLTAKDLRRILTDPKNALTKQYEKLFAMDGVELVFDDDALDAVVEKALALKTGARGLRAVLEESMLGLMFDAPEAKPSTVVRVTRGVVEHGEAPILEERRAAS
- the gluQRS gene encoding tRNA glutamyl-Q(34) synthetase GluQRS, translating into MSPAPPRSGTPPEASGERLAAGRFAPSPTGDLHLGSALALVASWASVRTKGGRFVWRVEDLDGPRTVPGSAERQMEDARWLGLDWDEGPDPASGEDVGPHGPYWQSRRSALYDAALADLAARGLLFPCRRSRKDLQSLASAPHGAASGASAGLPPYPRRWRPADLAPEWFDDLGPRPDCALRFRVDGAPVTFEDRVVGRVTEDVQRAVGDVVLKRRDGVFAYQLAVVVDDLAMGVTEVVRGMDLLDSTPRQILLLQALGGAVPTYAHVPLLVNGSGEKLSKRDGAVSLREIRDAGASPEAVLGWLAWALGQIPEPRPLAPEALAQDWQWGAVRPDPVAVPRTLSRTLSHR
- a CDS encoding alpha/beta hydrolase; amino-acid sequence: MTTHSIETLRTARYLTLGGPPPEDLTADALGGVREVWLACHGYGQSAARWARHFEPLASAERLIVVPEALSKFYLDDRYQRVGASWMTRENRESEVADQIRYLDAVMTEACGRAGVDLASVRLVGFGFSQGTATIMRWLEQSALVAQRPRRANRVILWGGRVPTDLDLGAQRPWLEQADLHIIAGDRDAVATPGRVIAQETALREAGIPYQTITFSGEHRLNARVLAGLGAL
- a CDS encoding DUF2256 domain-containing protein, producing MAHKKPHLPTKTCPVCRRPFAWRKKWARDWDDVVYCSERCRREAAAARKRSA